The Micromonospora siamensis genome contains the following window.
GGTCATCAGCAGCCGGGTGACGCTGTTGACGGTGCGTCCCTTCTCCAGCCCGGCCCCGGACACCACGTCCCGCTTGTCGGGGTCCGCCGGGGTGTACGTGTAGAAGATGGCGACCCGGGTGCCGGCCTTCACCGTCGCCGGGCCGAACACGGTGGACCGGACCCGGGCGGTGATGGCGAGCTGGCCGTCGGGGATGGCCAGCCCGGTGCCGTCGCCGACGGCAGTGCCGAACATGACCCGCAGCAGCAGCTGGCCGCGCTGCACGGCGGCGGTGGTGACCAGGGTGTCCAGGTCGCCGCCGACCCGGTCGAGCACCCCGTCGGGCAGGGTCTCCACCGGCATCCGGACCTGCCGTAGGTAGCCCTTGTCGCGCAGATCCCGGCCGGAGGTGCCGGCCGGGATCTGCTTGTCGGCGACGAGCACCGTGCGGGCCTGCTTGCCCTCGATGGCCCGGGCGTCGGCGGTCCGCAGGTAGAGCATGATCGCGCCGGTGCCCACGGCCGCCAGCACGATCGAGATCAGCACCGGGATGATGCGTCGGGTCATGGTGTGGTGCTCCCCTGCCGTTTCTTGGTTGCTGGCTCAGCCGACGGGCGTGACGATCCGGGCCCCCAGGTCCGGGCCGCCGACCACCCCGCCGCCGGGCACGATGGTGCGGGTGAAGTAGCCGGAGACGCAGGTCGTGGCGGCACCGGCGCAGGCCGGGCCGGTGTCGATCCCGGGCAGCCGCCAGCCGGTGACCACGAACGCCGCCACGCCGGACACGGTGTACTCGGCGCTGCCGCCGCTGCCGGTGACCGCGCCGAAGACCGGCACGAGAACCGGCCGACCGGACCGGGCCAGCGCGTCGAGGTCGGCGTTCCGGCACTCGTTGGGCACGCTGTCGCCGGTGTTGACGTCGTAGTCGCGGCCCACCGCGACGGTCAGCCGGCAACCTGGCGCCGCATCGGTCAGCCAGCGAAAGCCGCCCGGGCCGCCGCCCGTGCCGCCGCCCGGCGCGCAGGTCGTCGAGGCCGTCTCGTCGTACACCGGGAAGGAGCGCCCGACGCCGTCCGGTGTGCGGCCGTACCGGTTCCAGTCGCAGGCGGAGAGCGCGAGCGGCAGGACGGTCGCCCGCGCCGGGGCGCCCCAGGCCGCCCGGGCGCAGGTGCTCACGCGTACGCCGTCGAACTCGTCCAGCACCGCCTGGGCGAAGACCGGCGGCAGCACGGTGGTGCCGTCCCGCTGGCGGGTGCCGGTGTGCACCTCGACGTACGGGCCGGTCGCGGGGGCGGCCCGGACGCAGTCGGTCAGCGAGCCGGTCGGCGCCGGACAGTCGCCCAGCCCGACGCGAGGCCCGCAGACCTCGGCGGCGGCGACCCCGTCGTTCGCGTTCCGCCCGGCGTACCCCTCGGCGAGGCTGTCGGCGGGCACCGAGGCGCAGCCGTCCGGGGCGACCGCGCAGCGCTGCGCGACCCGGACGGCGGCGGCGTCGGCACCGCCCTGGAGCTGCGCCCGCTCGACGTAGAGGTTGCCCACGTCGACGACCAGCGCCGCCAGCCCGAGCAGGACGCCTGAGCCGAGCAGCAGCGCCACGATCACCGCGACCCCGCCCCGGTCCGCTGCCCTTCGCGGTCGGCGGCCTTCGGGCCTGCTCACTGGCACGGCATGACTCCCCGGCCGGTGAGGGTCACCGCGCCGTCGAAGCCCGCGCCGAGCAGGCCCACCGGAGTGACGAAGGTGAACCGGTGGGTGACGGTCACCTCCGCGTCCCGGGTGAGGTCCGGGCCGGAGCAGCGCTGGTTCAGGGCGACCTGCACGTCGTCACCGGCGACGAGCCGGGCGCGCGGGGTCGGGTCGCCGCCGAACGAGGCCACCCGGGCGCCTTCGCGGGCCGCCTCGGTGACGGTGACCTGCTGGTTGAGCAGCCGTCCGAAGTCGATGATCCCGAAGACGAGCAGGAGGAGCAGGGGCAGCACCAGCGCCATCTCGACGGCCGCCGCCCCTCGATCGGCCGGCCGGCCGACGGGACGAGCCGGTTCCGGCACTCTCCCGGATCCGGATCGACCGAAGGTCACTAGCAGTTCGCCTGGCGGGTGATCTGACGACAGGCCTCCGCGAGCCGGCCCTGGATGCTGCCACCGATGGTGAAGTAGAGGCCGACCATGACCCCGACGACCACGGCAAGGATCAGGGCGTACTCGACGGCGCTGGCACCACGGTCGCGCGTCTGCTGCCAGGCCATGACGCGGTGGATGAACTCAAGCATCGCGAAAGCTCCAAGGGGGATGCGCGTCGTCGTGACCGCGTGGAGGTGGTTGACGTGCAACATGGAACGAGACGAGTTTTCATGCAGGTGGGGTGGGGTGTCAATCCCATCTGTGGGACCGGAGGGCCCAGCCGATTTCCGTTTTCCACTACGTCTAAACGCGCCGAGCGGCCGATTTGGATTTCAGCCGTTCGGACTATCGCCCTCCGGCGATGACCACCGCCGCCAGTGCACCCGCGAGCATCGCCGGCCCGTACGGCACCAGCGTCTTCCGGCCGGCCCGGCGCAGCAGCACGAGGCCGAGGACCAGGGGCAGGTTCAGCAGCGGGGCGAGCACTACCCCGGCCGCCGCCGGGAACCAACCCAGCCAGCCGAGGTGCAGCCCGAGCACGGCGCCGAGCTTGACGTCGCCGAAGCCGAGCTGGGAGCGGGGCAGCAGCGCGAGTGCGAGGTAGCCGACGGTGGAGCCGAGCGCGGCGATGCCGGCGCGCAGCAGGGTCGCGCCGTCGCGCTCCGACAGCGCCGCCAGACCCAGCAGCGCCACCCCGCCGAGGAACGCCGCGCCGACCAGCGGATCAGGCAGGCGCAGCACGGCGAGGTCGACCAGGGCGAGCGGCACGGCGAGGGCGCCGAGCAGCAGGAAGGCCGGCAGCTCCGGGGCCGGCCCGACCGCGACGGCGAGGAGCACGAGCACGGCCGCGGTGAGCGGCACGGTGACCCACCACCCGGGGCGCGGACGCCGACCGCAGGCCGGGCAGGCCCCGGAGGCCCGCCACCAGTGCGTACGCGTCGCGTCGCAGTTCGGGCAGGCGGTGCGCCAGGGCGGCTGCGGGGTGCCGTCGGGCCACTCGACCGCGTACCGCTCGACCAGGCCGGGCAGGAGCAGGCCCCAGGCCGCTCCGGCGAGTGCGACGGCGGCGAGGAGGGGGAGCGGCACCGCCGAATGGTAGACCGGCGGGAATACCCGAAGCTTCCCGTACACTGTACGGTAGAGGGTACGACTAGGGAGGCCGCCGTGACCGCACCGTTCGACGCCGGAACCGAGTTCGACCGTCAGGTCGCCACACTGATCGAAAAGGGCTACCCGGAGCTGGCCGGGCTGAGCACCGACGAGTTCGCCGAGCTGGTGACGCCACTGCGCGTGACCGCGCTGGACCGGGCCGCCGCGCTGCC
Protein-coding sequences here:
- the cpaB gene encoding Flp pilus assembly protein CpaB, whose protein sequence is MTRRIIPVLISIVLAAVGTGAIMLYLRTADARAIEGKQARTVLVADKQIPAGTSGRDLRDKGYLRQVRMPVETLPDGVLDRVGGDLDTLVTTAAVQRGQLLLRVMFGTAVGDGTGLAIPDGQLAITARVRSTVFGPATVKAGTRVAIFYTYTPADPDKRDVVSGAGLEKGRTVNSVTRLLMTDVEVISVGPAPTETAAGVGGPVPGGANDELSVTFGLNQVDAERLAHAVALGGELNIGLLGANSDVDADTGVDNRTLFR
- a CDS encoding pilus assembly protein TadG-related protein, with product MIVALLLGSGVLLGLAALVVDVGNLYVERAQLQGGADAAAVRVAQRCAVAPDGCASVPADSLAEGYAGRNANDGVAAAEVCGPRVGLGDCPAPTGSLTDCVRAAPATGPYVEVHTGTRQRDGTTVLPPVFAQAVLDEFDGVRVSTCARAAWGAPARATVLPLALSACDWNRYGRTPDGVGRSFPVYDETASTTCAPGGGTGGGPGGFRWLTDAAPGCRLTVAVGRDYDVNTGDSVPNECRNADLDALARSGRPVLVPVFGAVTGSGGSAEYTVSGVAAFVVTGWRLPGIDTGPACAGAATTCVSGYFTRTIVPGGGVVGGPDLGARIVTPVG
- a CDS encoding prepilin peptidase, producing MYGKLRVFPPVYHSAVPLPLLAAVALAGAAWGLLLPGLVERYAVEWPDGTPQPPWRTACPNCDATRTHWWRASGACPACGRRPRPGWWVTVPLTAAVLVLLAVAVGPAPELPAFLLLGALAVPLALVDLAVLRLPDPLVGAAFLGGVALLGLAALSERDGATLLRAGIAALGSTVGYLALALLPRSQLGFGDVKLGAVLGLHLGWLGWFPAAAGVVLAPLLNLPLVLGLVLLRRAGRKTLVPYGPAMLAGALAAVVIAGGR
- a CDS encoding Flp family type IVb pilin; translation: MLHVNHLHAVTTTRIPLGAFAMLEFIHRVMAWQQTRDRGASAVEYALILAVVVGVMVGLYFTIGGSIQGRLAEACRQITRQANC
- a CDS encoding TadE family protein; translated protein: MPEPARPVGRPADRGAAAVEMALVLPLLLLLVFGIIDFGRLLNQQVTVTEAAREGARVASFGGDPTPRARLVAGDDVQVALNQRCSGPDLTRDAEVTVTHRFTFVTPVGLLGAGFDGAVTLTGRGVMPCQ